The Palleronia sp. THAF1 genome window below encodes:
- a CDS encoding metal-sensitive transcriptional regulator has protein sequence MKANKDKTLDRLSRLEGQVRGVAKMVESDRYCMDILAQTAAIRSAVLGVEKLVLENHAAHCVESAIASGDPEEQRAKYDELIGLLQKASR, from the coding sequence ATGAAGGCCAACAAGGACAAGACACTGGACCGCCTGTCGCGGCTCGAAGGACAGGTGCGCGGTGTCGCCAAGATGGTCGAGAGCGACCGCTACTGCATGGACATCCTGGCACAGACGGCAGCGATCCGGTCGGCGGTGCTGGGCGTCGAGAAGCTGGTTCTGGAGAACCACGCCGCACATTGTGTCGAATCCGCGATTGCGAGCGGCGATCCCGAAGAACAGCGCGCCAAGTATGACGAGCTGATCGGGCTTTTGCAGAAAGCATCTCGCTAG
- a CDS encoding IS3 family transposase (programmed frameshift), with product MPQKRHKPEEIVAKLRQVDVLVSQGRPVAEAVRSIGVTQFTYYRWRKEYGGLKTDQVKRLKELEKENERLRKAVSDLTLEKLILREAAFGKLLSPARRRRCIDHIRQKFQVLERFACRVLGQHRSTQRKVPRGRADEDALTADIVALATQYGRYGYRRITALLREAGWTVNAKRVERIWRREGLKVPQKQPRKGRLWLNDGSCIRLRPERPNHVWSYDFVESRTHDGRKFRMLNVIDEFTRECLAIRIDRKLNSTAVIDVLTDLFILRGVPGHVRSDNGPEFIAKAVRDWINAVGAKTAFIEPGSPWENGYCESFNSKLRDELLNGEIFYSLAEARVVIEAWRVHYNTARPHSSLGYRPPAPEAIHWSAKRNGSPPQPAPALAPRPIMH from the exons ATGCCCCAGAAGAGACACAAGCCGGAAGAGATCGTCGCAAAGCTTCGGCAGGTCGACGTGCTGGTATCGCAGGGCCGACCGGTGGCCGAAGCGGTGCGCTCGATCGGTGTGACGCAGTTCACCTATTACCGGTGGCGCAAGGAATACGGCGGCTTGAAGACCGACCAGGTGAAGCGGCTGAAGGAGCTTGAGAAGGAGAATGAACGGCTGCGGAAAGCCGTCTCGGACCTGACGCTCGAGAAGCTGATCCTTCGTGAGGCTGCCT TCGGGAAACTTCTGAGCCCCGCCCGCCGCCGTCGCTGCATCGATCACATCAGGCAGAAGTTCCAAGTCTTGGAACGCTTCGCCTGCCGTGTTCTGGGGCAGCATCGTTCGACGCAGCGCAAGGTGCCGCGCGGGCGAGCCGACGAAGACGCGCTGACCGCGGACATCGTCGCGCTCGCCACGCAATACGGTCGCTACGGCTATCGTCGCATTACAGCGCTTCTTCGTGAGGCCGGATGGACGGTGAATGCCAAGCGCGTCGAGCGGATCTGGCGACGGGAGGGGCTGAAGGTTCCCCAGAAGCAACCAAGGAAGGGTCGGCTCTGGCTCAACGACGGTTCATGCATCCGTCTGCGGCCGGAGCGGCCGAACCACGTCTGGTCCTACGACTTCGTCGAGAGCCGGACGCATGATGGAAGGAAGTTCCGCATGCTCAACGTGATCGACGAGTTCACCCGGGAGTGCTTGGCCATCAGGATCGACCGGAAGCTGAACTCGACTGCGGTGATCGATGTCCTGACCGACCTGTTCATCTTGCGAGGTGTGCCCGGTCATGTTCGCTCGGATAACGGGCCGGAGTTCATCGCCAAAGCCGTTCGAGATTGGATCAATGCCGTGGGAGCGAAGACGGCATTCATCGAACCGGGCAGTCCTTGGGAGAACGGCTACTGCGAGAGCTTCAACTCGAAGCTCCGCGACGAGTTGCTGAATGGTGAAATCTTCTACTCGCTGGCAGAGGCACGCGTCGTGATCGAGGCATGGCGCGTCCACTACAATACAGCGCGGCCCCACTCATCCCTAGGCTATCGGCCGCCCGCGCCGGAGGCCATCCATTGGTCGGCAAAGCGGAACGGATCACCACCTCAGCCGGCACCAGCCTTGGCACCGCGCCCCATCATGCACTAA
- a CDS encoding tyrosine-type recombinase/integrase, with amino-acid sequence MSDQHVPALRRRFLEDMRIKGLQPKTQTMYLRAMRDFTRFLGRSPDTATPEDLRAFQLDMSENGTGSATFNNRLSVLGFFSVTCAREEMKRHMRYQRLAKKIPVVLSAAEVTRILDVAPGPGLKYRAAFSVAYGGGLRASEVTHLRVPDIDSDRMLIRVDQGKGRKDRHVMLSPSLLTLLRDYYWEARPAGWLFPGRNRIDPISTRQFNRAFGAACDFAEIRKRVSPHTLRHSFATHLLEGGTDIRVIQVLLGHAKLETTTIYTKVATKAIQSVTSPLDLLVRREAGPD; translated from the coding sequence ATGTCCGATCAACACGTTCCCGCTCTGCGCCGGCGGTTTCTCGAAGATATGCGCATCAAGGGTCTGCAGCCGAAAACGCAGACCATGTATTTGCGGGCGATGCGCGACTTCACCCGGTTCTTGGGCCGCTCGCCCGACACGGCGACGCCTGAGGACCTGCGGGCGTTCCAGCTGGACATGTCCGAGAACGGCACCGGCTCGGCGACGTTCAACAACCGGCTGAGCGTACTGGGCTTCTTCTCGGTGACCTGCGCGCGCGAAGAGATGAAGCGCCACATGCGGTATCAGCGTCTGGCGAAGAAGATTCCGGTGGTGCTCAGCGCCGCGGAGGTCACGCGGATCCTCGACGTCGCCCCGGGACCCGGCCTGAAGTACCGTGCCGCGTTCAGCGTCGCTTATGGCGGCGGGCTGCGGGCCAGCGAAGTGACCCATCTGCGCGTGCCCGATATCGACAGCGACCGGATGCTGATCCGCGTCGATCAGGGCAAGGGCCGCAAGGACCGCCACGTGATGCTGTCGCCAAGCCTGCTGACGCTGCTGCGCGACTACTACTGGGAAGCCCGACCCGCGGGTTGGCTCTTTCCCGGCCGCAACCGGATCGATCCCATCTCGACCCGGCAGTTCAACCGGGCCTTCGGGGCGGCCTGCGACTTCGCCGAGATCAGGAAGAGGGTCTCGCCGCACACGTTGCGGCACAGCTTTGCGACCCATCTGCTCGAGGGTGGGACCGACATCCGAGTGATCCAGGTTCTGCTGGGACATGCCAAGCTGGAGACCACGACGATCTATACAAAGGTAGCGACCAAGGCGATCCAGAGTGTGACCAGCCCGCTCGATCTGCTGGTGCGACGGGAGGCCGGTCCAGATTAA
- a CDS encoding GIY-YIG nuclease family protein, with the protein MVDGEKISIDLSPLPASLRIKADRSGFDLILWTQGKNWVVVRCRSCGTVSRKRRSVVRDTRIECKHCIRARRLAAEHKIGVTLIGAAIDNHKYGLFLLPCGHISRRQYGLIEAAAQGKHKVGCVECREERYTCEAKNQGWDLVGPPTSGKPGYRNYNHRCGQRQDVSVGNMSNGDVDCSGCGESWSSKPSAIYLFWIGLSSGEVIKLGYSNNPRRRLRQQLKIAKGVRTKILRVIPMPTGHTACVEEKALHSQMKRTHAKLIVPKHKYGDGINTRTEIYRVEAREIILQMMDAVAARFPDTEDPDDDLN; encoded by the coding sequence ATGGTCGATGGCGAAAAAATCTCCATCGACCTCTCCCCCCTCCCCGCTTCGCTTCGCATCAAAGCTGACCGTTCCGGTTTCGATCTGATCTTGTGGACCCAAGGCAAAAACTGGGTCGTCGTCCGGTGTCGAAGCTGCGGTACCGTTTCTCGCAAAAGACGGAGCGTGGTTCGCGACACCCGCATCGAGTGTAAGCACTGTATCCGGGCCCGCCGTCTTGCCGCAGAGCACAAGATTGGTGTGACGCTCATCGGCGCGGCCATCGACAACCATAAATACGGGCTCTTCTTGCTGCCGTGCGGTCACATCTCACGTCGACAATACGGACTCATCGAGGCTGCCGCCCAAGGCAAGCACAAGGTCGGATGCGTCGAATGCCGCGAAGAACGTTACACCTGTGAGGCAAAGAACCAGGGATGGGACCTCGTCGGCCCGCCGACCTCCGGAAAGCCAGGCTACCGCAACTACAATCACCGATGTGGCCAGCGCCAAGACGTTTCCGTCGGCAACATGTCAAACGGGGATGTCGATTGCAGCGGGTGCGGAGAAAGCTGGAGTTCCAAACCGTCCGCCATCTATTTGTTCTGGATCGGGCTGTCGAGCGGTGAGGTCATCAAGCTCGGATACAGTAACAATCCACGTCGGCGCCTGCGGCAGCAGCTCAAGATTGCCAAGGGTGTTCGGACCAAGATCCTCAGGGTCATTCCGATGCCAACGGGCCATACTGCCTGTGTCGAGGAAAAGGCCCTTCATTCTCAGATGAAGCGGACCCATGCCAAGCTGATCGTTCCGAAGCACAAGTACGGCGACGGGATCAATACAAGGACAGAGATCTATCGCGTGGAGGCGCGGGAGATCATTCTCCAGATGATGGACGCTGTAGCGGCGCGCTTTCCGGACACCGAAGATCCGGACGACGACCTGAACTGA
- a CDS encoding DUF305 domain-containing protein — MIGTSTVVMYGLMYLNTYALDHVFFSQTRAWMALYMGGMMAIIMLAFMLGMYSNRKTNIAIFVGAAIAFAAGVYLVRSQDTVGDIAWMKAMIPHHSIAILTSERANISDPRVRELADAIIEAQRGEIAEMKRYIADIEAGGDAPAGTPRAE; from the coding sequence ATGATCGGCACCTCGACAGTGGTGATGTATGGCCTGATGTATCTCAACACCTACGCGCTCGATCACGTCTTCTTTTCGCAGACGAGGGCCTGGATGGCCCTCTACATGGGTGGAATGATGGCGATCATCATGCTCGCCTTCATGCTCGGCATGTATTCCAACCGGAAAACCAACATCGCGATCTTCGTAGGCGCAGCCATCGCCTTTGCCGCCGGTGTCTACCTCGTACGATCGCAGGACACAGTGGGCGACATCGCCTGGATGAAGGCGATGATTCCGCACCATTCCATCGCGATCCTGACCAGCGAACGGGCGAACATATCCGACCCACGCGTCCGTGAGCTGGCCGATGCGATTATCGAGGCGCAGCGCGGCGAGATCGCGGAAATGAAGCGATACATCGCGGATATCGAGGCAGGCGGGGATGCGCCCGCAGGTACGCCTCGAGCAGAATAA
- a CDS encoding permease, which produces MIQVFVTRQQMQDTMGTDGPKAVALGSFFGFVSLSCSFAALSGARALFAKGAGLVPSMAFLLASTNLVVELGIIIAIFLGWQFVVGEYVGGVLLILLMWLVIRLTGRVAPIDEARENARESQEAEESGSDDDRRIGAKLRSVETWGAVATRYFMEWQMVWKNVTVGFTVAGIIAAFVPRAFFEWLFIGGDDPNFLELAAQALVGPVAAFFTFIGSMGNIPLAAVLYGNGVAFAGIMAFIFSDLVVIPVLRVNAKYYGWKMAIYILGVFLVVLVVTALLLHYGFAALGMLPSADQVQAVTDREFFKIDYTFWLNTAFVAVSAVFVGWKIKRSGFETSLGKGFLEKLLFGLALLSYTWLAIGLFVV; this is translated from the coding sequence ATGATCCAGGTCTTCGTCACCCGGCAACAAATGCAGGACACCATGGGCACGGACGGCCCCAAGGCGGTCGCGCTCGGCTCTTTCTTCGGTTTCGTCAGCTTGTCTTGCAGCTTCGCGGCCTTGTCGGGCGCGCGCGCCCTCTTCGCCAAGGGCGCCGGTCTGGTCCCGTCGATGGCGTTCCTATTGGCATCCACGAACTTGGTCGTCGAGTTGGGGATCATCATCGCGATCTTTCTGGGCTGGCAGTTCGTCGTCGGAGAGTATGTCGGCGGCGTCCTGTTGATCTTGCTGATGTGGCTCGTGATCCGCCTGACAGGCCGCGTGGCCCCTATCGACGAGGCGCGCGAGAACGCGCGTGAAAGCCAGGAAGCCGAAGAGTCAGGCTCCGATGACGACAGGCGCATCGGCGCAAAGCTGCGCTCGGTCGAGACATGGGGCGCGGTCGCCACGCGCTATTTCATGGAATGGCAGATGGTCTGGAAGAACGTCACCGTCGGCTTCACCGTAGCGGGCATCATCGCCGCCTTCGTGCCGAGAGCGTTCTTCGAATGGTTGTTCATCGGCGGGGACGATCCGAATTTCCTGGAACTGGCGGCGCAGGCGCTTGTCGGGCCGGTCGCGGCCTTCTTCACCTTCATCGGGTCGATGGGAAACATTCCGCTGGCCGCCGTTCTCTATGGCAACGGGGTGGCCTTCGCCGGGATCATGGCGTTCATCTTTTCCGATCTGGTGGTGATCCCTGTCCTGCGGGTGAACGCGAAATACTACGGCTGGAAGATGGCGATCTACATCCTCGGGGTCTTCCTCGTGGTCCTGGTCGTCACCGCCCTGCTTCTGCATTACGGCTTTGCGGCGCTGGGGATGCTGCCCTCCGCCGATCAGGTGCAAGCCGTCACGGACCGTGAGTTCTTCAAGATCGACTATACTTTCTGGCTCAACACGGCCTTCGTCGCGGTCTCGGCCGTTTTTGTCGGTTGGAAGATAAAGCGGTCGGGATTCGAAACCTCCCTAGGAAAAGGCTTTCTTGAGAAGCTACTCTTCGGGCTGGCCCTGCTATCCTACACGTGGCTCGCTATCGGTCTGTTCGTGGTATGA
- a CDS encoding multicopper oxidase family protein, whose amino-acid sequence MLNRRQLLGTGVAGATLVSTQAWSQTSNRSLPEAALTSASGTQTPVAPTTGVDYNPVVTLNGWTLPFRMKDGVKEFHLVAEPVERELAEGTTAYLWGYNGTSTGPTIEAVEGDRVRIFVTNRLPEPTSVHWHGQILPSGMDGVHGLSGPGIPTGKTYAYEFDLLKSGTFMYHPHADEMVQMAMGMMGMFVVHPKDPTFRRVDRDFLIMLNAFDIDPGTYVPRIMEMTDFNLWTWNSRIFPGIDPLVVSQGDDVRVRVGNLTMTNHPIHMHGYDFKVSCTDGGWVPPEVAWPEVSIDIPVGAMRAFDFKADHLGDWAIHCHKSHHTMNAMGHDIPTFIGADKTAVTQKIRQVQPEYMPMGTAGMADMGKMEMPIPKNTVPMMNGWGKYGPIEMGGMFSVVKVRQGIAAGDYSDPGWYDSPPETTVAEWTGDVPAPVEVTDAATRYTDLSKISG is encoded by the coding sequence ATGCTCAACAGACGTCAACTTCTCGGTACCGGAGTGGCAGGTGCTACTCTGGTTTCCACTCAGGCCTGGTCCCAGACCTCGAACCGCAGTCTGCCGGAAGCCGCGCTGACAAGCGCGTCGGGCACTCAGACCCCCGTCGCCCCCACCACCGGGGTCGATTACAATCCCGTGGTCACACTTAACGGATGGACCCTGCCGTTCCGAATGAAGGACGGTGTGAAGGAATTTCACCTCGTCGCAGAACCGGTAGAGCGTGAACTGGCCGAAGGCACCACTGCATATCTCTGGGGCTACAACGGGACCTCCACTGGCCCGACCATCGAGGCCGTGGAAGGCGACCGGGTTCGCATCTTCGTCACCAACCGCCTTCCCGAACCGACCTCTGTTCATTGGCACGGACAGATCCTGCCCTCGGGCATGGACGGCGTGCACGGCCTGAGCGGTCCGGGCATTCCAACCGGAAAGACCTACGCTTACGAGTTCGACCTGCTGAAGTCGGGCACGTTCATGTACCACCCCCACGCCGACGAGATGGTGCAGATGGCAATGGGGATGATGGGTATGTTCGTCGTTCACCCCAAGGACCCGACCTTCCGCCGTGTCGATCGCGACTTCCTGATCATGCTGAATGCCTTCGACATCGATCCGGGAACCTATGTTCCGCGCATCATGGAGATGACGGATTTCAATCTGTGGACGTGGAACAGCCGCATCTTCCCCGGAATCGATCCGCTGGTTGTCAGCCAAGGGGATGATGTGCGTGTGCGCGTCGGCAACCTGACGATGACGAACCATCCGATCCACATGCACGGATACGACTTCAAGGTCTCTTGCACCGATGGTGGTTGGGTGCCGCCGGAAGTCGCTTGGCCCGAGGTCTCCATCGATATTCCGGTGGGCGCGATGCGCGCCTTCGATTTCAAGGCGGACCACTTGGGCGACTGGGCGATCCACTGCCACAAGTCGCACCACACAATGAACGCGATGGGACACGATATCCCGACGTTCATCGGGGCCGACAAGACGGCCGTGACACAGAAGATCCGTCAGGTGCAGCCCGAATATATGCCGATGGGTACCGCTGGCATGGCCGACATGGGCAAGATGGAGATGCCGATCCCCAAGAACACCGTTCCGATGATGAACGGCTGGGGAAAGTACGGGCCGATCGAGATGGGCGGCATGTTCTCGGTCGTGAAGGTTCGCCAAGGAATTGCGGCGGGCGACTACTCCGACCCCGGCTGGTACGACAGCCCGCCGGAAACCACGGTGGCCGAATGGACCGGCGACGTGCCCGCGCCTGTCGAAGTTACCGATGCGGCCACCCGTTACACCGATCTGTCAAAGATCAGCGGCTGA
- a CDS encoding sialidase family protein, with protein MPDGRVLMSWIETDGPVHAAVRTAILDGSEWSQPVTVVEGDDLFINYADFPLVAALPDGTLAINWSRMNGDSYYAYDTNISLSQDNGATWGAGIVPQRDGTERQHGFVSMVPDGSGGIMAMWLDGRNHDTGDSQSAAEAGEDAMQLRATTLAANGELAKEVLLDDRTCTCCQTTAVALDDGTVLLAYRDRTVDEIRDISLVRQVDGVWSEPVGISGDGWEISGCPVNGPAIDAHGSRVALVWFTAANGIPAVKMAFSDDQGASFGQPMGIDLGAPFGGVDVVQLSDGTALFSWVERSAAGEAVLVCRATPPNGCGTPVALTLVRTGRTIGFPRMVASGADVWIAWNETSRETGGRAAGAVIVRLAHATVELVQ; from the coding sequence ATGCCCGATGGCCGCGTTCTGATGTCCTGGATCGAGACGGACGGGCCGGTTCACGCCGCCGTCAGGACCGCGATCCTGGACGGATCTGAATGGTCGCAACCGGTCACGGTCGTGGAGGGTGATGACCTGTTCATCAATTATGCCGATTTTCCCTTGGTAGCGGCGTTGCCGGATGGAACGCTCGCCATCAATTGGTCGAGAATGAACGGCGACAGCTACTATGCTTACGACACCAATATTTCCCTGTCGCAAGATAACGGTGCCACATGGGGTGCAGGGATCGTCCCGCAACGGGACGGGACGGAGCGACAGCACGGCTTCGTGTCGATGGTGCCCGACGGGTCCGGCGGGATCATGGCAATGTGGCTCGACGGGCGAAACCACGACACCGGCGACAGCCAGAGTGCCGCCGAGGCCGGGGAGGATGCCATGCAGCTGCGCGCCACGACGCTTGCCGCCAACGGTGAGCTTGCAAAAGAGGTCCTGCTCGACGACCGGACCTGCACCTGTTGCCAGACTACGGCAGTAGCACTGGACGACGGCACGGTCCTCCTAGCCTATCGCGACAGGACGGTGGACGAAATCAGGGACATTTCCCTGGTGCGCCAGGTCGATGGAGTCTGGTCCGAACCCGTCGGGATCAGTGGTGACGGCTGGGAGATTTCTGGCTGCCCCGTGAACGGTCCCGCTATCGACGCCCATGGCAGCCGGGTCGCTCTGGTGTGGTTCACGGCGGCGAACGGCATTCCTGCTGTCAAGATGGCTTTCTCCGACGACCAGGGTGCGAGTTTCGGACAACCGATGGGCATCGACCTCGGCGCGCCCTTCGGCGGGGTGGACGTGGTACAATTGTCCGATGGCACGGCACTCTTCAGCTGGGTCGAGCGGAGCGCCGCAGGCGAAGCCGTTCTTGTCTGCCGCGCCACACCGCCGAATGGCTGCGGCACACCGGTTGCGCTGACCCTCGTCCGCACGGGTCGGACGATTGGCTTTCCGCGCATGGTCGCGTCAGGCGCGGATGTGTGGATTGCGTGGAACGAAACGTCGAGGGAGACAGGCGGGCGGGCGGCAGGCGCAGTGATTGTCCGGTTGGCGCACGCAACAGTGGAGTTGGTCCAATGA
- a CDS encoding DUF411 domain-containing protein, with translation MKPIKTLLALAPAAALALGLASFGAVGMAHADSYAGMADHGTMHVTKSPTCGCCGAWVALAREEGYDIEVTDTRDVTSVKLKNDVPGTMWACHTAMIDGYVVEGHVPFAALAKLLEERPEITGIAVPGMPGGSPGMGNDPTARYDVMAFGGDAGEGEVFYQAGL, from the coding sequence ATGAAACCGATCAAGACACTACTCGCCTTGGCTCCTGCCGCAGCACTTGCGCTTGGCCTCGCCTCATTTGGCGCTGTCGGGATGGCCCATGCGGACAGCTATGCTGGCATGGCCGATCACGGCACGATGCACGTGACCAAAAGCCCGACCTGCGGCTGCTGCGGCGCCTGGGTCGCGCTGGCTCGCGAGGAAGGCTACGACATCGAGGTCACGGATACCCGTGATGTGACCAGCGTGAAGCTGAAAAACGATGTGCCCGGAACGATGTGGGCCTGCCATACCGCCATGATCGACGGCTACGTGGTCGAGGGCCACGTCCCGTTCGCGGCCCTTGCCAAGCTGCTCGAAGAACGCCCGGAGATCACCGGGATCGCGGTGCCTGGAATGCCCGGCGGCTCCCCCGGCATGGGGAACGATCCAACCGCGCGCTATGACGTGATGGCCTTTGGCGGCGATGCCGGTGAAGGCGAGGTCTTCTATCAGGCAGGTCTGTGA
- a CDS encoding DsbA family protein, translating to MALTTVWKRRALLAGGALAVFGWVKGAPHLASLGRPDFVFEDIPDLPPFRRLRGTGSATSGAAIFAGLDVGKPENEAGTELKQMVRGDPCTAFFGRNQGDAVPIAMFSDFACPICRIMDDRLAELEESDAGTFYIVRHQLPILGAASETASRAVLAADLQGAYRDMHARLIRSPAVTDERYIAAIADDLGLDQDRLLADMRSDAIDRRLRMTAAIADVFGFFGTPAFAIGRTVFMGSVPTNTLRQLVTLEANKPCLSA from the coding sequence ATGGCATTGACGACCGTCTGGAAGCGCAGGGCTTTGCTCGCTGGCGGTGCCCTCGCCGTTTTCGGTTGGGTAAAGGGCGCGCCCCATCTGGCGTCCCTTGGCAGGCCGGACTTCGTCTTCGAGGATATTCCCGACCTTCCGCCCTTCAGGAGGCTCCGTGGAACCGGCTCGGCCACATCCGGTGCGGCGATCTTCGCGGGTCTTGATGTTGGCAAGCCGGAGAATGAGGCCGGCACCGAACTGAAACAGATGGTTCGGGGCGATCCCTGTACGGCGTTCTTCGGACGCAATCAGGGCGATGCCGTGCCGATCGCGATGTTTTCGGATTTCGCCTGTCCGATCTGCCGGATCATGGATGACCGGCTTGCCGAACTGGAAGAGAGCGATGCAGGAACGTTTTACATCGTCCGTCACCAGTTGCCGATCCTCGGAGCCGCCTCGGAAACCGCCAGCCGGGCTGTCCTTGCCGCCGATCTGCAGGGGGCATATCGAGATATGCACGCGCGGCTGATCCGAAGCCCTGCCGTCACCGACGAGCGGTATATCGCGGCGATCGCCGATGATCTTGGGCTGGATCAGGATCGCCTGCTCGCGGACATGCGATCGGACGCGATCGACAGACGGCTGCGGATGACGGCCGCCATCGCCGATGTGTTCGGTTTTTTCGGCACACCGGCCTTCGCCATCGGCAGAACCGTTTTCATGGGCTCAGTCCCGACGAACACCTTACGTCAGCTCGTAACGTTGGAGGCCAACAAGCCCTGTCTGAGCGCATGA
- a CDS encoding MauE/DoxX family redox-associated membrane protein: MTATDMIDSPDIAREKSKGAAKTASLYRMAMPGHLCPFGLKSLSMLQRKGYEVDDNLLESRDDVDAFMQAHDVKTTPQAFIDGERVGGYSDLKKHFGYRVLGKGDTTYTPVIAIFASTALMALAIVLNLYDGFPILTWLKWFFATSMVALAIQKLQDVEGFVNGFLGYDLLAQRYVPYGYAYPFAELYAGVGMMALIGTGSALIWLVAPVGIFIGAIGGWSVFKAVYIDKRELTCACVGGGSNVPLGAISLSENVIMFGMGIWMLGTWFAG; the protein is encoded by the coding sequence ATGACCGCAACCGACATGATCGACAGCCCCGACATTGCCCGCGAAAAAAGCAAAGGTGCCGCGAAAACCGCCTCGCTCTACCGCATGGCGATGCCCGGGCATCTTTGCCCCTTCGGCCTCAAATCTCTCTCGATGTTGCAGCGCAAGGGATACGAGGTCGATGACAACCTGCTGGAAAGCCGCGACGACGTCGATGCATTCATGCAGGCCCACGACGTCAAGACAACGCCGCAGGCCTTCATCGACGGCGAACGGGTCGGTGGCTACTCCGATCTGAAGAAGCATTTCGGCTACCGCGTTCTCGGCAAGGGCGACACGACCTACACCCCGGTCATCGCGATCTTTGCCAGCACGGCGCTCATGGCACTGGCGATCGTGCTGAACCTCTACGACGGCTTCCCGATCCTGACCTGGCTCAAGTGGTTCTTCGCCACGTCGATGGTCGCGCTCGCCATCCAGAAATTGCAGGACGTCGAGGGCTTCGTTAACGGCTTCCTCGGCTATGATCTGCTGGCCCAACGATACGTCCCATACGGCTACGCCTATCCCTTTGCGGAGCTTTACGCCGGTGTCGGTATGATGGCCCTGATCGGCACCGGTAGCGCGCTGATCTGGCTCGTCGCCCCAGTCGGTATTTTCATCGGTGCCATCGGCGGCTGGAGCGTGTTCAAGGCGGTCTATATCGACAAGCGCGAACTGACCTGTGCCTGCGTCGGCGGCGGCTCGAATGTGCCTCTGGGTGCGATTTCGCTGTCCGAGAACGTCATCATGTTTGGCATGGGTATCTGGATGCTCGGCACGTGGTTCGCCGGTTGA
- a CDS encoding ion channel: MDRFYFSFVNYTTLGRGDLLPTGHLRLLTAMEAMLGFLVITGSGSFLLKIIYGQSPNLHE, translated from the coding sequence ATGGACAGGTTCTATTTCTCTTTTGTGAATTACACGACGCTCGGAAGGGGCGATCTCCTCCCTACAGGACATCTTCGACTTTTGACCGCGATGGAAGCGATGCTTGGATTTCTTGTCATCACCGGTTCAGGATCTTTCTTGTTGAAGATAATTTATGGCCAAAGCCCTAATCTGCATGAATGA
- a CDS encoding cytochrome c, with protein sequence MARGQEVYADNCAACHGANLEGQPNWRAPGADGRLPAPPHNATGHTWHHDGDTLFRLTKYGAGALIGDPDYESNMPIYEDVLTDDEIIAVLSYIKSTWPRDIRDRHDVMERNRPE encoded by the coding sequence GTGGCCCGTGGGCAGGAGGTTTACGCTGATAACTGCGCGGCCTGCCACGGTGCGAACCTCGAAGGTCAGCCGAACTGGCGCGCGCCCGGGGCGGACGGGCGGCTTCCCGCACCGCCCCACAATGCAACGGGGCATACGTGGCACCATGACGGCGACACACTGTTTCGTCTAACCAAATACGGGGCCGGCGCTCTGATCGGCGATCCCGACTACGAATCCAACATGCCCATATATGAGGATGTTCTGACGGATGACGAGATCATCGCCGTCCTCAGCTACATCAAATCGACCTGGCCGCGGGACATCCGTGACCGGCATGATGTTATGGAGCGGAACCGTCCAGAATGA
- a CDS encoding Crp/Fnr family transcriptional regulator: protein MYLVGSGAVALERPMKDGTALTLHTATAGTALAEASLFAETYHCDAVARTPAQIATMPRADFLAALRDEPNAALSLIETHAREVQAQRARIEILRLRRVTDRLDAWLDLHGEPEKGEWIRVADQIGVSPPALYRELARRRT, encoded by the coding sequence ATGTATCTTGTAGGGTCCGGCGCGGTTGCGCTGGAACGCCCGATGAAAGACGGAACCGCACTCACCCTGCATACTGCGACGGCAGGCACCGCGCTGGCCGAGGCATCCCTGTTCGCAGAGACGTATCACTGTGATGCGGTTGCGCGGACGCCTGCTCAGATCGCAACCATGCCTCGTGCCGATTTTCTGGCGGCATTGCGGGATGAACCGAACGCGGCTCTGAGCCTTATCGAAACCCATGCCCGAGAGGTCCAGGCACAGCGGGCGCGCATCGAGATTCTGCGCCTGCGCCGTGTTACTGACAGGCTGGACGCATGGCTGGACCTTCACGGAGAGCCAGAGAAGGGTGAGTGGATCAGGGTTGCCGACCAGATCGGTGTATCGCCGCCCGCGCTCTATCGGGAATTGGCCCGGCGACGGACCTAA